The Primulina tabacum isolate GXHZ01 chromosome 16, ASM2559414v2, whole genome shotgun sequence genome window below encodes:
- the LOC142529864 gene encoding dof zinc finger protein DOF2.4-like isoform X1: MVFSSIPAYLDPSNWQQQQSNQQLIGNSSGSNPSLIPPLQQPPVTSPQPSLQPHGGGGAGSIRPGSMSERARIANMPMPETALKCPRCESTNTKFCYFNNYSLSQPRHFCKTCRRYWTRGGALRNVPVGGGCRRNKRSKSNSSKSPASGDRQPIGSSTSNMSTINGGQSNILGLTPQILPPLRFMSPLSQFTDNFSNEMALNYSGISSPMVSTASDHQMNFPTGVSSYLGGGGVASLFSSGSGEPWRLHQVQQFPFLGGGLDPSPAGMFQFQGVESGLVGGETSHIDQLRPKNSSSMISQVSTSTKMEGNPELNLSRQFLGENIQGNNGNWSSPAAAAAWTDLSTFSSSSTNTPL; this comes from the exons ATGGTTTTTTCTTCCATTCCTGCTTATCTTGATCCTTCCAACTGGCAGCAG cagcaaagTAATCAGCAGCTAATTGGAAACAGCAGCGGTTCAAATCCTTCTCTGATCCCACCACTACAACAACCGCCTGTAACTTCTCCTCAGCCATCTCTTCAGCCACATGGAGGTGGGGGAGCTGGTTCAATCCGCCCTGGGTCCATGTCGGAACGGGCTCGAATCGCTAACATGCCCATGCCGGAAACAGCTCTCAAGTGCCCTCGTTGCGAATCTACAAACACAAAGTTTTGTTATTTCAACAACTACAGTCTCTCTCAACCACGCCACTTTTGCAAGACTTGCAGAAGGTACTGGACCAGAGGCGGCGCGCTGAGAAATGTTCCAGTTGGTGGCGGCTGCCGGAGGAACAAAAGAAGCAAATCAAACAGCTCGAAGTCTCCGGCTAGCGGTGATAGGCAACCCATCGGAAGTTCTACGAGCAATATGTCCACCATTAATGGGGGACAAAGTAACATACTAGGCCTCACACCTCAAATTCTTCCCCCGCTTCGATTCATGTCTCCTCTAAGTCAATTCACCGATAACTTTAGCAACGAAATGGCGTTAAATTATAGTGGAATATCTTCGCCAATGGTTAGTACTGCAAGTGATCATCAGATGAACTTTCCTACGGGGGTTAGCAGCTATCTTGGTGGTGGTGGGGTGGCTTCTCTCTTCTCCAGTGGTAGCGGCGAGCCATGGCGGCTGCATCAAGTGCAGCAGTTCCCTTTCTTGGGCGGTGGTTTAGACCCATCACCGGCAGGAATGTTCCAGTTTCAAGGCGTGGAGTCGGGATTAGTTGGCGGTGAAACCAGTCATATTGATCAGTTGAGACCTAAGAATTCTAGTTCAATGATTAGTCAAGTTTCAACATCTACGAAAATGGAAGGAAACCCCGAGCTTAATTTATCAAGGCAATTCTTGGGAGAAAATATACAAGGAAATAATGGTAATTGGAGCAgtcctgctgctgctgctgcatggACTGATCTTTCAACTTTTAGCTCTTCTTCCACAAATACTCCTTTGTGA
- the LOC142529851 gene encoding metallothionein-like protein type 2 — MSCCGGNCGCGSGCKCGNGCGGCKMYPDLSYSEATANTAETLVLGVAPQKTYFEGSEAAAENGCKCGANCTCDPCTCK, encoded by the exons ATGTCTTGCTGCGGAGGAAACTGTGGATGCGGATCTGGCTGCAAGTGTGGCAATGGCTGCGGAGG TTGCAAGATGTACCCTGACTTGAGCTACTCGGAGGCCACCGCCAACACGGCTGAAACCCTTGTCCTCGGTGTTGCCCCTCAGAAGAC TTATTTTGAGGGATCAGAGGCTGCAGCGGAGAACGGGTGTAAGTGCGGCGCCAACTGCACCTGCGATCCATGCACTTGCAAATGA
- the LOC142529864 gene encoding dof zinc finger protein DOF2.4-like isoform X2: MVFSSIPAYLDPSNWQQQSNQQLIGNSSGSNPSLIPPLQQPPVTSPQPSLQPHGGGGAGSIRPGSMSERARIANMPMPETALKCPRCESTNTKFCYFNNYSLSQPRHFCKTCRRYWTRGGALRNVPVGGGCRRNKRSKSNSSKSPASGDRQPIGSSTSNMSTINGGQSNILGLTPQILPPLRFMSPLSQFTDNFSNEMALNYSGISSPMVSTASDHQMNFPTGVSSYLGGGGVASLFSSGSGEPWRLHQVQQFPFLGGGLDPSPAGMFQFQGVESGLVGGETSHIDQLRPKNSSSMISQVSTSTKMEGNPELNLSRQFLGENIQGNNGNWSSPAAAAAWTDLSTFSSSSTNTPL, from the exons ATGGTTTTTTCTTCCATTCCTGCTTATCTTGATCCTTCCAACTGGCAGCAG caaagTAATCAGCAGCTAATTGGAAACAGCAGCGGTTCAAATCCTTCTCTGATCCCACCACTACAACAACCGCCTGTAACTTCTCCTCAGCCATCTCTTCAGCCACATGGAGGTGGGGGAGCTGGTTCAATCCGCCCTGGGTCCATGTCGGAACGGGCTCGAATCGCTAACATGCCCATGCCGGAAACAGCTCTCAAGTGCCCTCGTTGCGAATCTACAAACACAAAGTTTTGTTATTTCAACAACTACAGTCTCTCTCAACCACGCCACTTTTGCAAGACTTGCAGAAGGTACTGGACCAGAGGCGGCGCGCTGAGAAATGTTCCAGTTGGTGGCGGCTGCCGGAGGAACAAAAGAAGCAAATCAAACAGCTCGAAGTCTCCGGCTAGCGGTGATAGGCAACCCATCGGAAGTTCTACGAGCAATATGTCCACCATTAATGGGGGACAAAGTAACATACTAGGCCTCACACCTCAAATTCTTCCCCCGCTTCGATTCATGTCTCCTCTAAGTCAATTCACCGATAACTTTAGCAACGAAATGGCGTTAAATTATAGTGGAATATCTTCGCCAATGGTTAGTACTGCAAGTGATCATCAGATGAACTTTCCTACGGGGGTTAGCAGCTATCTTGGTGGTGGTGGGGTGGCTTCTCTCTTCTCCAGTGGTAGCGGCGAGCCATGGCGGCTGCATCAAGTGCAGCAGTTCCCTTTCTTGGGCGGTGGTTTAGACCCATCACCGGCAGGAATGTTCCAGTTTCAAGGCGTGGAGTCGGGATTAGTTGGCGGTGAAACCAGTCATATTGATCAGTTGAGACCTAAGAATTCTAGTTCAATGATTAGTCAAGTTTCAACATCTACGAAAATGGAAGGAAACCCCGAGCTTAATTTATCAAGGCAATTCTTGGGAGAAAATATACAAGGAAATAATGGTAATTGGAGCAgtcctgctgctgctgctgcatggACTGATCTTTCAACTTTTAGCTCTTCTTCCACAAATACTCCTTTGTGA